One genomic region from Colletotrichum lupini chromosome 7, complete sequence encodes:
- a CDS encoding FAD binding domain-containing protein, whose translation MTHNLSRRKDFYRKICARDGDHETELTVVRYMEELNKIVIVSCIQSSYKKQVSVSRSLGGGTTLRTNTDMRRIMSFLMMLFWVTEHRSLPPSSRILTYSGRSKAAGALNFGIVTRFLVQAYKIPQISSTIQSFSEDQIEQFIEASCHLASNDDPSIGAGAVITISYNTTTKSASGSWLLTISRAQYFHGTMRPDAKRLYDIYLAWKESVSKLSDVEGLYPTFVMNIMPKSAQSVAKHNGIRNIWGLDDKEFFVVSGWAAKFGDYHRSVNHQSGLASDFIYMGDASETQNPRLGIPFKNVEKLRQIRAKYGPEGVFTILNWDGYKLGH comes from the exons ATGACCCACAACTTAAGTCGCCGAAAGGACTTTTATCGCAAAATATGTGCCCGCGATGGCGATCATGAAACCGAGCTCACTGTCGTACGGTACATGGAAGAACTAAACAAAATCGTCATCGTCTCCTGTATACAGTCATCCT ACAAGAAACAAGTCTCTGTCTCACGCTCATTGGGGGGTGGCACTACCTTAAGAACAAATACGGATATGCGACGGATAATGTCATTTCTTATGATGTTGTTTTGGGTAACGGAACACAGGTCGTTGCCTCCAAGTAGTCGAATCCTGACCTATTCTGGGCGCTCAAAGGCGGCGGGCGCCTTGAACTTTGGCATCGTCACTAGGTTTCTTGTGCAAGCTTACAAGATCCCACAGATCAGCTCCACGATTCAGAGTTTCTCAGAAGACCAGATTGAGCAATTCATCGAGGCGTCATGTCACTTGGCATCGAACGATGATCCTTCCATCGGCGCTGGCGCAGTTATCACCATCTCTTACAACACGACGACCAAGTCAGCATCGGGCTCATGGCTATTAACAATTTCAAGAGCACAGTATTTTCACGGAACCATGCGTCCAGATGCTAAGCGCCTGTACGACATCTACTTGGCTTGGAAAGAGTCCGTCTCCAAGTTGTCGGACGTCGAGGGGCTCTACCCTACGTTTGTCATGAACATTATGCCTAAGAGCGCGCAATCTGTGGCTAAGCATAATGGAATCAGAAATATTTGGGGCTTGGATGATAAGGAGTTCTTTGTCG TCTCAGGATGGGCAGCTAAGTTCGGGGACTACCATCGCTCTGTGAACCACCAGAGCGGTTTGGCCAGTGACTTCATCTATATGGGTGATGCATCCGAGACTCAGAATCCCCGGCTTGGAATTCCCTTCAAGAATGTCGAGAAACTTAGACAGATCCGAGCAAAGTATGGTCCTGAGGGTGTCTTTACCATTCTTAATTGGGATGGATACAAGCTGGGACACTGA